GAGGTGCGTCCAGCGCCGGGGGTCGAGGTCTTCCCGTTACCCCAATAGCGCTTGTTAAGCAGCGGGTTTGGTCTAACGGTTCTTTTTGGCCCAGTCGCTGGCCAGTCGGCTGAGCTCACGCAGCTGTGCGATCGCTTTGTCGGTCACCAATATGCGTTTACGCCTGGCATCGGCTAGGTCGGTCGTCACCGTGATGAGTTTCTTTTCTGCCAGTAGATTAATGAGTTTGAAGATCGTGGCGGGCGATGCGATGTCGGATCGCATGACCACAGTCTGGATATAGATCGCATCGGCAGGGGCGCTTTCTTGACGCTTTAAGAGCCATTCCAGAAGACGCTGGGCGGACTGATCCAGCTGGTCATAGCCAGTCTTCGCGGTGGCTTGCTCAATAAATTGTCGAAGACTAATCCATATGTATTTGGGCATTACCGTTGCGGTCCGTTTCAATCTTCAATTCAAAGTTTAAGGGCCAACGTGTTCCGGGAATTATCGTTTCCGAAGATCGACAGAACATTACACCTGCCGTGTGGAAAATATCACCAATGGTGAACAGCGATTGCTGTTTTATCGATTATCGGGACAGATAGGGCTTGGTCAGCTGATGACCCCCGGCCCCCTGGGTGCCCATCCTTAATGTGTCGCATAATGTGTATTATGTAAATTAGGTTATCTTGGTAAGGTCACAAATGACAGGCGTGTCACGCCATTGCCCTGGGCCACGGCCATGACCTGTGCCACACGGCCATAGGGCACTTTTTCGTCTGCCTGCACTTGCAGTTGAAACTTGGGCTCGCTGGCACGGGCCTTGAGTGTCGCGCCAAGTTCCGCTTCATCCACCACCCTGCCGTCTAAACGCATCTCGCCCTGGGCGTTGATCACCAGGGAAACATTTTTGGCCATATCTTGCTGGGCCACCGCCTGGGTCTTCGGCAGCACAATCTTCATGCTCTGGGGCACGATCAGCGGTGCCGTGATGATAAAGATCACCAGTAGCACCAGCATCACGTCGACCAGTGGGGTCACGTTCATTTCTGCCATGACATCATCGTCGTCACTGGCTGTGGGTATGGCCATTGTTCTGAACTCCGGTTTGTGTTGCGGTTTGCATGTCGCGGATGACTTGCTTCACAGCGAATTTATTGGGCTGCGTGTTTGGACATCACACGCAGGAAGTCTTCAATAAAGCTCTCCAGTTCGGTGCGGCGAACCTTGAGCGTGCGAAGAAAAAAGTTGTAAAGCATGACCGCGGGAATGGCCGCCAAAATACCCACGGCGGTGGCAATCAATGCCTCGCCAATGGGGCCAGCCACAATATCAATACTGGCCTGGCCGCTTGCACCAATGGCCTGCAGGGCATTCATAATGCCCCACACGGTGCCAAACAGACCAATAAAGGGTGCAGTCGACCCGATCGATGCCAAGACGGTTAACCCCTTTTCATGCTGCCGCTGTATCGACGCTAAGGCCTGACGCATGGGCCGCTCAAGCACGTCTTGCAGGTCGCCAAAAAACTTCAGGCTGCCGGGGTGTTGTTGAAATTCTTGATACGCCGCATAGCCTGTCTGCGCGAGTAGCGCAAAGTCCCCCGCCGCGGCCTTTGCCACTGACTCGCCATCTTGAAGAGTCTTCGACTGCCAGAACTTGGCCTGAAACTCAGCGCCCTGCTGGGCCAGTTTTCGGTTGTGGCGAAATTTAGAAATACCAATTGCCCAGGTCACCACGGACATGGCAATTAACACCGCCAGGGTGGCCTCGACGGGCAGGTTGGCTAGACTCATCTGCAGTTCCTTTTTTCTAGTAGTTCTTTAATTGAAAATCGATTGGTATACGAACAGCTTGCGACACAATCACGCCATCTTTTCTGGCGGGCGTGAATTGCCAACCCCTCACGGTCTTTAGCGCACTGTCATCCAGTACTGAATAACCACTGGATTTTTCAATGCGCACTTCCCCGGCGCGGCCATCTGGCAACACCTGGGCAATCAGAATCACCCTGCCCTCGGCCCGCATGCGAACGGCAATGCTTGGGTATGGCGGCTTGGGGTTTTTTAAGTAAGCGGCTTTGTAATCAGCGTCTTGGGTTTGTGCCGTGGCGCTACTGCCCGCACTTGCCGCGGCAGTCGCGCTGCTGGTGGATTTACTTGCAGCACTTGGCTGGACTGTGGCCAACGGGGCAGTAACCGTGGGTGCATCTGGCTCCGGTGTGCTTGGTTTGATGGGCGGAATTTCAGCTTGTTTTACGGGCGTTGGTGGTGGTGTTTGCTCTGGCGGCTTGGTGGCTTTTACCGGGGGCGCTGTGGCAGCCGTGTTGGATGCATTCGCCCGCTGCGTGGGGGGCGGCGCATAGAACTCAATGGTGACATCCGGCTGCTTTTTAAAAGCACGATCGGGCAAGCCAAAGATACTCAGCAACACCACCAGCAGATGAATCGCGCCCACCGCCACAATGGCGTTGCGCAGCTCCCGTGATGGAAGCGACAGGCCCGGCCGCTGTGATGCGTAGATCAGTGACAAACGACTCAGCGCGGCCATACCGTGTTCTTATGTGTTACCGGGGCCGGAAAAAATCTCAGCGGCCTTTTTTCGCAGTAGGTTTGGCCGCCCTGCTGCTCTTGGTAAGTGTCGTTTTTTTCTTAGCGGGGGGCGGTGTTTTCTTCGAACTTGCAGCCGTTCGTGCTGGCAGTGCCGTTTTCTTTGCCAGGGACTTGTTGGCGCCAGTTTTGCCTGCGGATTTACCGGGGTTGGTCGCAACCGTACTGGCCATGTCCATCAGGTTTGACAGATTGCGCAGCGACAACAAATGCGCGTAAATAAACCCAAGTTCGCCCGACTTGGTCAGGCTTAATAAAAGATCATCGGCAGCGGCCAGTAACTTTTGCTCGTTGACCATCCAGATTTTGCCAATCGGCTGGGGGTCAGCATTGGGCAATTGCAGGTTCACGCTGGTCTCTTCCAGCAGCTGCGCTTCCACCAAGCGAGAGATCAATTGCGATGTAACTTCCGCCTGTGCCTGAAAGTCTTGCAGCAGCGGCAGCACATTTTTCATCAGCTCACTTGGGCTCCCATCACTATTGAAAATCGCCTCACCACTTTTCTGAAAATGCGGCGCATCTAAATCTGCAGCAACCGAATAATCCTCACCGCCGGTTTTAGCCAGCACAAAGGGGTACCGGCGAATCGATGCCGGCACATAACGCCCAGTCCATTGGCCCTGGCTATTCACAAAGGCATTACGCCCAGGCTGCAGGCCGGTAATGGCCAGCGCAATCCACTGTGTTTCTGAATCATCGGAAGCATCGGCTTTTGCAAAAACAATTGGGTATTCCATGCAGGCCAGGCTAAATTCCGCCAAGACAATTGGGGCCACCGTTTGTTGGGCAGCAAAACCTGCCGTGCCAACTGGGTTAAACCGAAGTTTTTGATGCTTTGAGAATTGAAGCACCTCGGGGTTGGTGTAGAAAAAAGCAACTGGCATTGTTGTGGTCACAATAATTCCTTATTCAGAAGTATCAAAACGCGTAACTGGCCGTGAGCCAATAACGGTTTTTCTTCAGGCTTCCGTCTTGATCGTTACCAGCTGGCGTTGGGTTGGGGTTATCGCCGTCTCGACGGGCCCAGACGGCTTTCAGATTTAATCCGGTGTTCGGGACTGCCCAGGCCAGGCCAAGGCCCCCACCCTTCAGTGTTACGCGATCTTTTAGGGTCGGGTCATCACGATTCTTTACCTTGCCCCAATCGTAAAACACGCTGGCAGTGACACTGGGTACTACCTTCCAGCGCACATCCAGATTCACCATCTGCGCGATTGTCCCAGACGCCTCACCCGAAGGATAAGCACGCACACCACTGGAGCCGCCCAGGGAAAACTTTTCTGATGAATCCAGCCCCTTGTTACTGTGCTGGCCATTGAGTGCCAGGCTCACGGACAAGGCTTCTGTAATCACCTGTTGTCGGCTTAGGCTGTATTTGTACTTGGTGAAGTCATCTTTTTTTACTTCGGCACCAACCGACACGCTGGGGTTTCCACGATTCACCCCCAGGCTAAAGGAGTTACTTCCCCCGCCCCCTAAAGAATCAAATAGGTTGCCGTAAAACGTAAGGCCTGCAACATCGGTCTCGTAATCGCTTGAAATAGCACCCGACTGTTCGTTTTCGAACATTTTTCGGTCAAGCGTTCCCTGCAAGTACAAGTTAGTCAAGCGGCTGCGCAACACTGGGTAACTTATTTCAAATCCAGCCGTTTGAGAGTCACCCTTGAGCCCAGCGGCTTTTGATTCGTCGGTGATAACTTTGTACTTTAAATAAGATCCGTTCACGCCCACTCGAATACCGTCTCGCCCTAGCGGAGCGCTATAGGCCAGGCGAACATAGTCACTGCCCTCGGTATGCAATGCGATTGCAGAAATGGAATCCCCATAGCCAAAGGGGCTGGCAAAAACTGCGTTTGCGGTGGCCCGCTCTGCGCCAGTTGCGCGAGACGCGGTGTTATCGGCACTTAAGTCCACCTGTGCAAAGGGCTCGTCTACGGTTCGGATAGCCAGGTCTGTCTGTCCATCGGCGGTACCTGCCACCAGACTGCCCGACACCATCACTCCCGGCAGATCGTCAGCCAGTAGCAGTCCACGATCAATTTTGTCGTTATGCAACAGGCTACCAATGGGCTGTTGAGCCTCAATCAGGCTTTGAATACGTGCTTTGGACAATCGCTTGGGTGGGTCGCCCTCGAATACGGCGCCACCAAATACCGCTTCAACAATTTGAATGGTGATCACGCCCTGGGTAATGTCTTGCTTGGGCAGATAAACGCGTACCACCCACCCTGCTTTGCGGTAATGCTCGGCGATAGTGTCCGCCGCCCGCATTAAGTCAGAAAAACCAATCGGCCGGTTTAGAAACTCAACCAGGAGTGGCGCGAGCTCTTCGCTACTAAAGATTGTGTTGCCATTGAACAGAAACGATTTGGCGGTGACCGTGAGACCGGGAATTTCTTTTAAGTCTTGTGGAAGTGGCTCTTTGCGGGGCTCTACCCGCTTGGGCAGTATCAATTCACGCTCACGCTCGATTTGCTGAAGTAGAGATCCGGCGTCTGGCTGGGTTTGAGCAAGCACTGCCCCACCCAAACCCAAAAAGCCTAGTGCTAGTGCAACCCGGCCAAGGCGATGGTGTTGGATAGTTGGGCGCATGATTAGCGTGTAATTTTTGCCGCTTTGCGCAGGTCATTGATATACGCCACCCGGCGCTGCTGAATCAGGCTAGCGCGCAGCTGCTCCACCGACTCTTCATATTTCGGCAATTTAAATGGCCGTGTGTCTTCCACACGGACCACGTTCCAGCCATTGTTTGTCTGTATGGGGGCCGCAGTCACGCCACCCTTAGACAAATTCACAATCACATTTGATACGGCCGGCAGCAGCTGATTCGGTAGCAACCAATCCAAAAGACCTCCATTGGATCGGCTGGCATCGCTAGATTCTTTGCGGGCGATCTCTTCAAAAGATTTGCCGTCGCGGATTCGCTTGATGGCATCACGGGCCTTGGCTTCAGTCTCGAACACCGCCAGGCGAAGCTGGTATTGCAGCAGTGGCCCCATCGACCCCATCGCTTCGGTCTGTCGCTTGTATTCGTCTTTAAGTGCAGCTTCGGTGATTGGGTTTTTCTCGAAATAGTCGGCTAGCGCCAAATCAACAAGTAGCGACTGACGTAATTGTTCTAAACGCAGCGTGGCTTCTTTTGACTGATCAAGTTTTTTGCGTTGTGCATCTTGAGCCAGCACCTCGCGATTGATCATCTCTTCCAGAATGATTTGTCGAAGTTCTGGGCTGTCTGTTTGGCCCTGGGCAACGTTTGCCGCAATGGTTTGATTCAGTAAGTCAGCAGAAAGGCGTTTGCCATTGACTGTTGGCATGGTCTGGGCCATTGCTGCTGATGTCATCAGCGCTAGCGTAAATGCAACAAACCCAGTGGTTAATTTTGATAACGACAGCTTATAAATACGATCCAATTTCACGACAACCTTCCCCAGTTTTTATTAAGCGCACCCCCCCGCCTGATTAACGGCAGATCTCGACGTTATTGAGCGCAAATACTTGGTCGCTACAATCGAGCGGCTTATTCTCACTCGAATCCGCCTTTTGCCTGTCAGTTTCCGAAAGGATGCCCCCATCAACGGCGCTAACGCGGACCATTGTACCGCTAGCGTCTTCCAGTTTACCGATCTCCACGCTGGCCGACACGGTCTCTAGACCCTGTTCCAGCCGCTCGACTTCCCGGCGGCGAACAAAGCGGTCTTTTTGCTGGTGCAGGTCCCCGGCATCGGCCGTTGGGATCAGGTCCACATCGAATTCAATGCCTAGCTGGCCCAGGAGCGCGGCTAGATTAGAACCTGCCCCAAGGCCACGGAAGGAGCGCTGGAACACTGTTTTTCCTATATTTATGTTGCCATTGTTGGGTGCGTTCAACCCCCAGACCATCTCAATGCTGCCGTCTTTGCTGCGCAGGATTGGCGCGGTGCCATTGAAATTAAGCTTCTGGCCTGCATAGATCTGGTCTCCAATGGTGGATACCGAGCCATCAATGTCAATCTGCCCAATAAACGCCTTGCGGGAAGCATCTGAATAGGCGCGGCCTGCAGCATCGGTGGTGGGAGCGATATCGGCCACGCTGCTCTGGTCCTCGTCCCACTGCACACCTACCCGTGCATCAAAGCCGGCCAGCGCAAGTGTCTTACCGATATCTTGGGTTTGGATTACAGGAACCTGCCCATTGCCTGCGTTCAGAGAGATCGCGCGCAAAATCAGGGTGTGCTGGCCTTCCACGGTGTCATTGATGGCACCCAAGAACGTGATGGAGGGATCAAGCGAAGCCAATAGCCGTGTCGTGCCGTTAGTCCCATTATTGCCAATGCTCACCGGCCCAACATAGCGCTGCGTTTCAAAGCTGGTGATGTCGGCATTAAGGCGAATGCTGCCCGCATTAATGTCAACTGCGTAGGGGTTCACGCCCGTTGTGCCGCTATACGAATTCCAGGCAATCGTCTGATAGTTCGGCTGGGATCGGTCCACCAGCGACACACCGATCTGATCATTCACGGTTACGGTGCCGTTGGCGGCGCTCACCACTAGCGAGCGCTTTGCCGCCTTGGAACCTGCTCCTGCGCTTACCGTGCCATTAAACGTAATGTTGCCTTGTGCAGATGAAAAGTTCGCTATGGCTGCAGCCGCTGGGTCGGAAGCATTGGCTTCAGCTACGGGCGTACCGGAGCTCAAGAAAGTCAACGCCCCGTTGTAGATCTGATTGCCCGTGGTCTTCACGGCAGAAAGCACGGTTGCTGTACCGTTAATGGTGAGCGATGGAAGCTCCAACCCCTTGGTGATGTTTAAGCGGCCGCCAGCGGATGTGACACGGGGGCTTACGCCCAGGGCGTTCGCGTTACCAATCACCACCTCCCCTACCCCAATGTCCAAACTGCCGGCAAAGCCCGTATTGGTGCCTGACACCGTGAGCGTTCCCAGCCCGGCTTGCGCAAAGACACCCGAGCCTGTGAGCAGATTGGCTAATGTGAAGTTCGTACTTGGCGTAAGCGTTACCGTGCCGGCGTTATTGATCACCGCCTGAGTTGCGCCGAAGCGATCACTGTCATAAACCGTGGACACTCCCTGGGGAATCACGATACGGCCCACGTTGTTGCCATCGGGAATCGCGCCGCCTGCCCAATTTTGAGCGCTTGACCAATCGCCACCATCGGTGCCCTCATAACTGACTTCCGCACGCTGAGTGATTGTTCCGATATTGTCCGTCAATTTTGGCTCTGGCAAAGCGTAGTTTTTTGAGTCATCACCGACTTTAGTACCGCGCAACGCCATGCTTAGCGTAACTTGCTTACCCACGCCCACATGTCGGTCATTAAAATAGCCAACACCCTGAACTGTCACTTGGTCGTTTGCCAACACTCCCGCAGTTTTCGGATCGAAATTTAAGTTTGCCCCGACAATACTTGCGTTGCCGTCATACTCTTTTTCAAATGATGTAATACCAAGATATTTTGGGTTGTCGTTAGTGACGTTGTTCAAAATTTTCGGTGTTACCTGAAGCGCACCCACCAACACCATCTTCTCGAAATTGGGTTTAACGGATGCGCTCTTCACAGCCACATCTGACGCATCAAGGTTGTAGCCCCCCACAATCACATGACCGGCGCGGCTTAGCGTTGTGCCAACCGGAGCCACCTTGAAACTGGCCACACTACCCGCACCGTCATCAATCGTGTACACCCCAGCACTAAGCGTTGGCGCAATGGGGCTGATCAACGTGTTATCGGACTTCAGGTACTGACCCGTTACGGTATAGGAAGGCGCCGCTGAATACTCAGCAGTGGCTTGGGCCACGCGCACAAGAAGCGTGTCGGCCGGCACAATGGTGTAGCTGCCATTTACCGGGGTGATGGCGTAGTTGGTTGCACCAAAGCCTGTCGGCACTAAGACTCCCGAATAAGTCTTGGCAGCAGTATCGCTTTTATCGGGTCTGGTGACCGTACCGATTGTAAATTTTTGGTTCGAAACCAAGTTGGCAGCCGTTTCTCCGGCAACAAAACCGGTATAGACGACCCCTGCGTAGTTGGGTCTTGAATCCGCCTTTGTGACGAAGTCTGCATCATCCACGGCGCGAACCGTAAGCGGGGCTGGGGTAATGGTGCCCGTGCTTGGTGCGTAGCCAACGTTGTAATTTAAGCCAGCGTTTCCGTCGTCAATATTGACATTACTCAGCGTGACCGAAATCCCGGTGGTATTGGCATCTTTACTTGCAAATAAAATGTCCGCAGCGCTCACGGTGTCACTGCCCATCAGTTTGCCGGAAAGAGCCTTCAGATCGGCGTCTTTTGTCTCATAGACATCACTTCCGTCGTAAACTTTGCTGACAGACGGTGCCGAGAGTGTGACGCTTTTGCGCGTGACCGACACGGTGGTGTCTTCCACCGTGAGAGCGAAATAGTTCGAAAGCTCGGCCCCAGCCCTGCCACTTAGGACCAGGCCCGCCACGCTACTCAGCTTTTCATTGGTTTGTACGTTACGGCTTGACAGTAAGCCAAAGCCGCTTGCAGTAAAGACTTCATTGTTAACCCCCGCAACCGTCAACTCTGAACCTGCAAAGCTTGTGCTGCCGTCGTAGACTTTTGTGCCGGTTGCGCTAAGCGTGGCTGGGGTGATGGCGGCCGCCACCGTTTTGCTGGTGGCATCCAGTACGTAGTCTGTGGCCTGTGAGCTATTGGTACCCGTGATGCTGCCGATAGCCAAGCCCGACACCGTGATCTGGTTGGCACCAGCCACCGTGGCACTGTTGTAAGCGGCCCCGGTGTTGGTCAGCACCGCCGCCGTGTCATCGGTAATCAAGCCGCTAAAGGTATAGGTCGGTGTAAACCCACCCGGCGCAGTGGTTGTACCGTCATAGACCTTGGTCACCCCAGTGTTACTCACCGTGGGAGTGAGTGTCTTAGCCGTAATTGTTACCGGCGCGTTGGTCGCATTGAGTGTGGGCAGCTGGTAGTTGCCTGCCAAGCCACCGTTACTGCCGTCGGCAAGCGTGATCGCAGCAATAAAGTTATCGGCCGTGGTGGTGTTACCGTCGGCACCCGCAACGTGTTTGCTGTTGGCAGAGGCGTTGGTATACGTTAGCGTCTCACTGCCCACCCCTGTGCCAATCGTCACCTGGCTACCCGTAAGTGATGTAGAGCCGTCGTAAACCTTTGTGGCAGTTAACGTGACTGTTCGGGGGCGTATCGTCAAATCACCGGGCACAT
The nucleotide sequence above comes from beta proteobacterium MWH-UniP1. Encoded proteins:
- a CDS encoding biopolymer transporter ExbD, which gives rise to MAIPTASDDDDVMAEMNVTPLVDVMLVLLVIFIITAPLIVPQSMKIVLPKTQAVAQQDMAKNVSLVINAQGEMRLDGRVVDEAELGATLKARASEPKFQLQVQADEKVPYGRVAQVMAVAQGNGVTRLSFVTLPR
- a CDS encoding MotA/TolQ/ExbB proton channel family protein codes for the protein MSLANLPVEATLAVLIAMSVVTWAIGISKFRHNRKLAQQGAEFQAKFWQSKTLQDGESVAKAAAGDFALLAQTGYAAYQEFQQHPGSLKFFGDLQDVLERPMRQALASIQRQHEKGLTVLASIGSTAPFIGLFGTVWGIMNALQAIGASGQASIDIVAGPIGEALIATAVGILAAIPAVMLYNFFLRTLKVRRTELESFIEDFLRVMSKHAAQ
- a CDS encoding energy transducer TonB is translated as MAALSRLSLIYASQRPGLSLPSRELRNAIVAVGAIHLLVVLLSIFGLPDRAFKKQPDVTIEFYAPPPTQRANASNTAATAPPVKATKPPEQTPPPTPVKQAEIPPIKPSTPEPDAPTVTAPLATVQPSAASKSTSSATAAASAGSSATAQTQDADYKAAYLKNPKPPYPSIAVRMRAEGRVILIAQVLPDGRAGEVRIEKSSGYSVLDDSALKTVRGWQFTPARKDGVIVSQAVRIPIDFQLKNY
- a CDS encoding SapC family protein; this encodes MTTTMPVAFFYTNPEVLQFSKHQKLRFNPVGTAGFAAQQTVAPIVLAEFSLACMEYPIVFAKADASDDSETQWIALAITGLQPGRNAFVNSQGQWTGRYVPASIRRYPFVLAKTGGEDYSVAADLDAPHFQKSGEAIFNSDGSPSELMKNVLPLLQDFQAQAEVTSQLISRLVEAQLLEETSVNLQLPNADPQPIGKIWMVNEQKLLAAADDLLLSLTKSGELGFIYAHLLSLRNLSNLMDMASTVATNPGKSAGKTGANKSLAKKTALPARTAASSKKTPPPAKKKTTLTKSSRAAKPTAKKGR
- a CDS encoding ShlB/FhaC/HecB family hemolysin secretion/activation protein — encoded protein: MRPTIQHHRLGRVALALGFLGLGGAVLAQTQPDAGSLLQQIERERELILPKRVEPRKEPLPQDLKEIPGLTVTAKSFLFNGNTIFSSEELAPLLVEFLNRPIGFSDLMRAADTIAEHYRKAGWVVRVYLPKQDITQGVITIQIVEAVFGGAVFEGDPPKRLSKARIQSLIEAQQPIGSLLHNDKIDRGLLLADDLPGVMVSGSLVAGTADGQTDLAIRTVDEPFAQVDLSADNTASRATGAERATANAVFASPFGYGDSISAIALHTEGSDYVRLAYSAPLGRDGIRVGVNGSYLKYKVITDESKAAGLKGDSQTAGFEISYPVLRSRLTNLYLQGTLDRKMFENEQSGAISSDYETDVAGLTFYGNLFDSLGGGGSNSFSLGVNRGNPSVSVGAEVKKDDFTKYKYSLSRQQVITEALSVSLALNGQHSNKGLDSSEKFSLGGSSGVRAYPSGEASGTIAQMVNLDVRWKVVPSVTASVFYDWGKVKNRDDPTLKDRVTLKGGGLGLAWAVPNTGLNLKAVWARRDGDNPNPTPAGNDQDGSLKKNRYWLTASYAF
- a CDS encoding peptidylprolyl isomerase, with translation MKLDRIYKLSLSKLTTGFVAFTLALMTSAAMAQTMPTVNGKRLSADLLNQTIAANVAQGQTDSPELRQIILEEMINREVLAQDAQRKKLDQSKEATLRLEQLRQSLLVDLALADYFEKNPITEAALKDEYKRQTEAMGSMGPLLQYQLRLAVFETEAKARDAIKRIRDGKSFEEIARKESSDASRSNGGLLDWLLPNQLLPAVSNVIVNLSKGGVTAAPIQTNNGWNVVRVEDTRPFKLPKYEESVEQLRASLIQQRRVAYINDLRKAAKITR
- a CDS encoding MBG domain-containing protein; translated protein: MTYSVAADGVGTSRGLANGETLTGALARSAGENVGNYAIGQGTLTNSNNSNYAITYVADSLTVTRRPITLTANAATKIYGDADAALSVTASATGAGVGIATTANGNTVNDTLADITGTLSRQAGSNVGSYDIALGSGSKAANYDITFAADNNAFTITRRTVTLSAEKTYDGSTSLTGNQVTIGNLVGSEKLTYTGATSSSKHVATAGKYIDAITLVDATDGSGGLESNYQLPTLSVANAPVTITAKTLTPTISNTGVTKVYDGTTTAPGGFTPTYTFSGLITDDTAAVLTNTGAAYNSATVAGANQITVSGLAIGSITGTNSSQATDYVLDATSKTVAATISRASLTVTADNKSRVYGDANPTFSQTITGYVNGENATSANVTGSATGSSAATATSNVGSYTITGSTGNLAAANYSFTAADGALTVNQRPITLTATNQSKTYGDGLVLGTSAFRLTSGSFATGESATAATLSSANGYDASTTRGVGAYANEIQIAGATGTGGFNASNYQISYVPGDLTIRPRTVTLTATKVYDGSTSLTGSQVTIGTGVGSETLTYTNASANSKHVAGADGNTTTADNFIAAITLADGSNGGLAGNYQLPTLNATNAPVTITAKTLTPTVSNTGVTKVYDGTTTAPGGFTPTYTFSGLITDDTAAVLTNTGAAYNSATVAGANQITVSGLAIGSITGTNSSQATDYVLDATSKTVAAAITPATLSATGTKVYDGSTSFAGSELTVAGVNNEVFTASGFGLLSSRNVQTNEKLSSVAGLVLSGRAGAELSNYFALTVEDTTVSVTRKSVTLSAPSVSKVYDGSDVYETKDADLKALSGKLMGSDTVSAADILFASKDANTTGISVTLSNVNIDDGNAGLNYNVGYAPSTGTITPAPLTVRAVDDADFVTKADSRPNYAGVVYTGFVAGETAANLVSNQKFTIGTVTRPDKSDTAAKTYSGVLVPTGFGATNYAITPVNGSYTIVPADTLLVRVAQATAEYSAAPSYTVTGQYLKSDNTLISPIAPTLSAGVYTIDDGAGSVASFKVAPVGTTLSRAGHVIVGGYNLDASDVAVKSASVKPNFEKMVLVGALQVTPKILNNVTNDNPKYLGITSFEKEYDGNASIVGANLNFDPKTAGVLANDQVTVQGVGYFNDRHVGVGKQVTLSMALRGTKVGDDSKNYALPEPKLTDNIGTITQRAEVSYEGTDGGDWSSAQNWAGGAIPDGNNVGRIVIPQGVSTVYDSDRFGATQAVINNAGTVTLTPSTNFTLANLLTGSGVFAQAGLGTLTVSGTNTGFAGSLDIGVGEVVIGNANALGVSPRVTSAGGRLNITKGLELPSLTINGTATVLSAVKTTGNQIYNGALTFLSSGTPVAEANASDPAAAAIANFSSAQGNITFNGTVSAGAGSKAAKRSLVVSAANGTVTVNDQIGVSLVDRSQPNYQTIAWNSYSGTTGVNPYAVDINAGSIRLNADITSFETQRYVGPVSIGNNGTNGTTRLLASLDPSITFLGAINDTVEGQHTLILRAISLNAGNGQVPVIQTQDIGKTLALAGFDARVGVQWDEDQSSVADIAPTTDAAGRAYSDASRKAFIGQIDIDGSVSTIGDQIYAGQKLNFNGTAPILRSKDGSIEMVWGLNAPNNGNINIGKTVFQRSFRGLGAGSNLAALLGQLGIEFDVDLIPTADAGDLHQQKDRFVRRREVERLEQGLETVSASVEIGKLEDASGTMVRVSAVDGGILSETDRQKADSSENKPLDCSDQVFALNNVEICR